The Pan paniscus chromosome 3, NHGRI_mPanPan1-v2.0_pri, whole genome shotgun sequence genome includes a window with the following:
- the LOC117979934 gene encoding small ribosomal subunit protein uS14-like, with product MGHQQLYWSHPQKFGQGSRSCRVYSNRHGRIRKYGLNKCRQCFRQYAKDIGFIKLD from the coding sequence ATGGGTCACCAGCAGCTGTACTGGAGCCACCCACAAAAATTCGGCCAGGGTTCTCGCTCTTGTCGTGTCTATTCAAACCGGCACGGTCGGATCCGGAAATATGGCCTCAATAAGTGCCGCCAATGTTTCCGTCAGTACGCGAAGGATATCGGTTTCATTAAGTTGGACTAA